One part of the Ranitomeya imitator isolate aRanImi1 chromosome 10, aRanImi1.pri, whole genome shotgun sequence genome encodes these proteins:
- the RPS9 gene encoding small ribosomal subunit protein uS4, with translation MPVARSWVCRKTYVTPRRPFEKSRLDQELKLIGEYGLRNKREVWRVKFTLAKIRKAARELLTLDEKDPKRLFEGNALLRRLVRIGVLDEGKMKLDYILGLKIEDFLERRLQTQVFKLGLAKSIHHARVLIRQRHIRVRKQVVNIPSFIVRLDSQKHIDFSLRSPYGGGRPGRVKRKNAKKAQGGAGGGDDEEED, from the exons ATGCCCGTTGCCAGGAGCTGGGTGTGTCGGAAGACCTATGTCACCCCGCGACGTCCATTCGAGAAGTCGCGCTTGGACCAGGAGTTGAAACTTATTG GTGAATATGGTCTCCGTAACAAGCGTGAGGTGTGGAGAGTAAAGTTCACACTTGCCAAGATCCGCAAAGCTGCCAGAGAGCTGCTGACTCTGGACGAGAAGGATCCCAAACGTCTCTTTGAAG GTAATGCCTTGCTTAGACGTCTGGTACGTATCGGTGTGTTGGATGAGGGCAAGATGAAGCTCGATTACATCCTGGGCTTGAAAATTGAAGACTTCTTGGAAAGACGTCTTCAGACCCAAGTGTTCAAGTTGGGTTTGGCCAAATCCATCCAtcatgcccgtgtgctgatccgtcaGAGGCACATCCG CGTCCGCAAGCAAGTGGTCAACATCCCATCATTCATCGTGCGCTTGGACTCCCAAAAACATATTGACTTCTCCCTGCGCTCACCATACGGTGGCGGACGTCCTGGCCGCGTCAAGAGAAAGAATGCCAAGAAGGCACAAGGTGGTGCCGGAGGTGGAGATGACGAAGAGGAAGATTAA